The Mesorhizobium koreense genome includes a window with the following:
- a CDS encoding amino acid ABC transporter permease, with protein MTQFFDLWVQYAPLMLAGLVTTAWICALATVLGIAVGLVLACLEGVGLKPLHWAVRTYIEIMRGLPILILLFVLYYGGPSIGLRLDAETVGVFGLGFYGAAYFAEIFRSGFQSIPKGQIEAARMAGLTSTQIVRHIKLPQMLVLITPPMVNEVIILIKESAVLSIITVAELTKNTTQFVNETYAVIQPYLAAALLYWLLVEAVAQVGKYVERRVRF; from the coding sequence ATGACACAGTTTTTCGACCTGTGGGTACAGTACGCGCCGCTGATGCTCGCCGGACTGGTGACGACGGCGTGGATTTGCGCGCTGGCGACCGTTTTGGGCATAGCCGTCGGCCTCGTTCTCGCCTGCCTGGAGGGGGTGGGCTTGAAGCCGCTGCACTGGGCCGTGCGCACCTACATCGAGATCATGCGCGGCTTGCCGATCCTGATCCTGCTCTTTGTGCTCTACTACGGCGGGCCGAGCATCGGGCTCAGGCTGGATGCGGAAACGGTCGGCGTATTCGGCCTCGGCTTCTACGGCGCCGCCTATTTCGCGGAAATCTTCCGCTCCGGCTTCCAGTCCATCCCCAAGGGGCAGATCGAGGCCGCCCGCATGGCCGGTCTCACGAGCACGCAGATCGTGCGCCATATCAAGTTGCCGCAGATGCTGGTCCTGATCACGCCGCCAATGGTCAACGAGGTCATCATCCTCATCAAGGAATCGGCGGTTCTTTCCATCATCACGGTCGCCGAACTGACCAAGAATACGACGCAATTCGTCAACGAGACCTATGCCGTCATCCAGCCCTATCTCGCTGCCGCGCTGCTTTACTGGCTGCTGGTGGAAGCCGTCGCACAGGTCGGTAAATACGTAGAGCGGCGCGTACGGTTTTAG
- a CDS encoding amino acid ABC transporter ATP-binding protein produces MVTQSSEPVIKIRDLTKEFGKFTALSGISLDINPSEVVCIIGPSGSGKSTLLRCTSFLEEYTSGEIEIEGRLLGYRRSGTALIRESERNIDAVRRNVGMVFQHFNLWPHMTVLDNVTLGPRLTKRIPVTKAREAGHRALAKVGLGDFADRYPSQLSGGQQQRVGIARALAMEPHVILFDEPTSALDPQLVGEVLDTMKQLASEGITMVIVTHEMGFAAQVADRVVFMDHGKVIEQGPPAKLFNKPQSSRLREFLDTWRSRNMLFQTEQATAGEQSQ; encoded by the coding sequence ATGGTCACCCAATCTTCCGAACCCGTCATCAAGATCCGGGATTTGACGAAGGAGTTCGGCAAGTTCACCGCACTGTCCGGAATATCGCTGGATATCAACCCCTCGGAGGTTGTCTGCATCATCGGTCCTTCCGGGTCGGGCAAGAGCACGCTGCTGCGCTGCACCAGTTTCCTCGAGGAATACACGAGCGGTGAAATCGAAATCGAAGGCCGCCTTCTCGGCTACCGAAGGTCGGGCACCGCACTGATACGCGAAAGCGAGCGTAACATCGATGCCGTACGGCGGAATGTCGGCATGGTGTTCCAGCACTTCAATCTGTGGCCGCATATGACGGTGCTGGACAATGTGACGCTGGGACCCCGCCTGACCAAGCGCATCCCGGTCACAAAGGCCCGGGAGGCAGGCCACCGAGCGCTCGCCAAGGTCGGATTGGGTGATTTCGCGGACCGCTATCCCTCGCAGCTCTCCGGGGGGCAGCAGCAACGCGTCGGCATCGCCCGCGCGCTCGCCATGGAGCCGCATGTGATCCTGTTCGACGAGCCGACCTCCGCCCTCGATCCGCAGCTTGTCGGCGAAGTTCTCGATACCATGAAGCAGTTGGCCAGTGAGGGTATTACGATGGTGATCGTCACCCACGAAATGGGTTTCGCGGCCCAGGTTGCCGACCGCGTCGTGTTCATGGACCACGGCAAGGTGATCGAGCAGGGTCCACCCGCCAAGCTGTTCAACAAGCCGCAAAGCTCACGCCTGCGGGAATTTCTCGACACCTGGAGGTCTCGCAACATGCTCTTCCAGACCGAGCAGGCGACTGCCGGGGAACAGAGCCAGTGA
- the speB gene encoding agmatinase, protein MNEALSPAGVPRIYGDVPPFMAVPYVRDLAGLSADAVVLGMPYDGIATFRGGATRRAPQEIRKYSLLYGSYSFDWDLDMSMHIAVADAGDIDVVPGDNVASYARFEARLAAVLAAGAVPLSIGGDHGISYPAVRAVSDAGDLPVGLIVFDTHLDLSESFSGDRLTRASPLLRITELDKVDPHRVVVIGARGPRNLPEWTPLYRQLGITVFSMEEVERLGIEAVAEHARAIASADGARLYISLDIDGVDPAFAPATNSPEPGGLTSREIIRAVRIAARDGFAGFDLVEVSPDFDSSSGTTSILAGRLLAEALFCLAARKAGRQDAWRHAHATGSARE, encoded by the coding sequence ATGAATGAAGCGCTGAGCCCGGCCGGTGTCCCGCGTATTTACGGCGATGTACCGCCCTTTATGGCAGTCCCCTATGTGCGCGACCTTGCGGGGCTTTCGGCCGATGCGGTCGTGCTGGGGATGCCGTATGACGGCATCGCGACATTCCGTGGCGGGGCGACGCGGCGCGCGCCGCAGGAGATCCGCAAATATTCGCTCCTCTACGGCAGCTACAGCTTCGACTGGGACCTGGACATGTCGATGCACATCGCGGTGGCCGACGCAGGCGACATCGACGTGGTGCCCGGAGACAACGTCGCCAGCTATGCGCGTTTCGAAGCGAGACTTGCCGCGGTGCTGGCCGCCGGCGCCGTTCCTCTGTCCATCGGCGGCGATCACGGCATCAGCTACCCGGCGGTGCGGGCGGTCAGCGATGCCGGTGACCTGCCGGTCGGCCTCATCGTCTTCGACACCCACCTCGATCTCAGTGAATCCTTCAGCGGCGATCGCCTTACTCGCGCTTCCCCGCTTTTGCGTATTACCGAACTAGACAAGGTGGATCCGCATCGGGTCGTGGTTATCGGCGCGCGAGGGCCACGCAACCTGCCGGAATGGACGCCACTCTACAGGCAGCTCGGCATCACGGTATTTTCCATGGAGGAAGTCGAGCGTCTCGGCATCGAGGCCGTGGCCGAACATGCGCGTGCGATAGCCAGCGCGGATGGCGCCCGGCTGTATATCAGCCTCGATATCGATGGCGTCGACCCGGCCTTCGCGCCGGCCACGAACAGCCCCGAACCGGGCGGTCTCACTTCGCGGGAGATCATTCGCGCGGTGCGTATTGCCGCGCGGGACGGCTTTGCCGGATTCGATCTGGTGGAAGTGTCGCCGGATTTCGATTCATCCAGCGGTACGACCAGCATTCTCGCAGGCCGTCTGCTCGCGGAAGCGCTGTTTTGCCTGGCGGCCAGGAAGGCCGGTCGACAGGACGCGTGGCGACACGCCCATGCAACCGGCAGCGCACGCGAATAG
- the speB gene encoding agmatinase, with amino-acid sequence MSTENFQPLDSGKVPRFAGLSTFMRLPVVRPDQVDIALIGIPFDSGTTNRPGARHGPREIRNQSALVRRVHHATGLSPFDLARVGDCGDVPLSPLDLNGALDTISTYFANVRRAGAKPLAVGGDHLVTLPILRGTVDEPVGLIHFDAHSDTYDEFFGNRYNHGTPFRRAVEEGLLDPKRMIQIGIRGSISDARNYDFARDAGIRIVFIEEFIARGAESIMAEARSIVGEAPTYISFDIDVIDPSFAPGTGTPEIGGITTREAQQMVRALHGLDIVAADLVEVSPPLDPSGLTALTGATLLFELLSVMTGASILS; translated from the coding sequence ATGAGCACCGAAAATTTCCAGCCGCTCGACTCCGGCAAGGTACCGCGGTTCGCGGGGTTATCGACCTTCATGCGCTTGCCGGTGGTGCGTCCCGACCAGGTCGACATCGCCCTGATAGGTATCCCCTTCGACAGCGGTACGACCAATCGGCCGGGGGCCCGCCACGGGCCGCGTGAGATACGCAACCAGTCCGCTCTGGTGCGACGCGTCCATCACGCTACCGGCCTGTCGCCCTTCGACCTGGCGCGCGTGGGAGATTGCGGCGACGTACCGTTGAGCCCGCTCGACCTGAATGGCGCGCTCGACACCATCTCTACCTACTTCGCCAATGTCCGCCGAGCGGGAGCGAAGCCGCTCGCCGTGGGTGGCGATCATCTCGTTACGCTGCCGATCCTGCGCGGAACCGTGGACGAGCCGGTAGGGCTGATCCACTTCGATGCCCATTCGGACACTTACGACGAGTTCTTCGGCAACCGATACAATCACGGGACGCCGTTCCGCCGCGCCGTGGAAGAAGGCTTGCTCGATCCGAAACGCATGATTCAGATCGGCATAAGAGGCTCGATCTCGGATGCGCGGAACTATGATTTCGCACGCGACGCCGGCATCCGCATTGTTTTCATCGAAGAATTCATAGCGCGCGGTGCGGAATCAATCATGGCGGAGGCCCGCTCGATCGTTGGCGAAGCGCCCACCTACATATCGTTCGATATCGATGTGATCGATCCCTCCTTCGCTCCTGGAACCGGCACTCCCGAGATCGGCGGCATCACTACGCGCGAGGCTCAGCAGATGGTCCGCGCGCTCCACGGCCTCGACATCGTGGCTGCTGATCTGGTCGAGGTGTCGCCCCCGCTGGACCCCTCAGGTCTGACCGCACTGACCGGAGCAACGCTTTTATTTGAGTTGCTGAGCGTCATGACTGGAGCCAGCATATTGAGCTGA
- a CDS encoding Crp/Fnr family transcriptional regulator produces the protein MPAGVQIYSQEEISPYFYLVEKGAVQATYYHPNGAVLVLEIMGPGSLFGEGPAFERQPRQITAETLSPAKLIEFHADDVANAMAADSRLALVLIKIMSSKQRSLIPKLAMTARRSHEGALLNLLLRFASYGDLSIQLTHAQMAEIIGASRITVTRTLARLRRDGLVTLGNGVVKVVSKERLAERLGRSP, from the coding sequence TTGCCTGCAGGCGTCCAGATCTATTCCCAGGAAGAGATATCTCCGTATTTCTACCTGGTGGAGAAGGGCGCCGTTCAGGCGACCTATTATCATCCGAACGGCGCCGTGCTCGTCCTTGAAATCATGGGCCCCGGCTCCCTTTTCGGCGAGGGTCCGGCATTCGAGCGGCAACCGCGCCAGATCACGGCCGAGACACTGTCGCCGGCCAAGCTCATCGAATTCCACGCCGACGATGTGGCTAATGCCATGGCCGCCGATTCCCGGCTTGCCCTGGTGCTCATCAAGATCATGAGCTCAAAGCAGCGTTCCCTCATTCCCAAACTTGCGATGACCGCGAGGCGGTCGCACGAGGGTGCGTTGCTAAATCTTCTGCTGCGCTTCGCCAGCTACGGCGACCTGTCCATCCAGCTCACCCATGCCCAGATGGCTGAAATCATCGGCGCATCCCGCATCACGGTTACACGAACGTTGGCACGCCTGCGTCGGGACGGCCTCGTTACGCTGGGAAATGGCGTGGTGAAGGTGGTTTCCAAGGAAAGATTGGCTGAACGGCTGGGCAGGTCGCCCTGA